A region of Pyxidicoccus parkwaysis DNA encodes the following proteins:
- a CDS encoding vitamin K epoxide reductase/DsbA family protein — MSPKSSSKAPSPTAPVRGALALLVLGLAESGLAIFQWMQLLTLREGGSTVCGISETVNCETVWNSAFASRVHEMLGIPVAGLGVLWGLVAVGLSALYLAWARAGRTVRPAANGLRLVALVGVVSALVFASVSFSVGVVCPTCLGTYVLVAAFAGVALRGLPGPLAPASGEWGATLQWTVGIALAAFLALLLPGRATPKASDSAASLLPPAPVASKSADGTPQASVPPASLEDFLKGLNAEQKQFIADGLAQYRASTPLPAAAPARKLYGPPDAPVKIVEWTDPKCPHCKALVEEMAVLKQRVPQGKMSLEARQFPLDGSCNPALPRRGPDAPSVRCIAAKAQICLEGAPDYWELREKMFAAQAFLDTERALEIASSGSVSRMQLDACMSSPATAAKLQEDSAYALKHHISGTPLVVVNGRETLPSAPLLYALVMADGNPSAPAFNVLPPPRPMSALADDHAGHGH; from the coding sequence ATGAGTCCGAAGTCCTCCTCCAAGGCCCCCTCTCCCACGGCTCCGGTCCGCGGCGCGCTGGCGTTGCTGGTGCTGGGCCTCGCCGAGAGCGGGCTCGCCATCTTCCAATGGATGCAGTTGCTCACCCTGCGCGAGGGTGGCTCCACCGTGTGCGGCATCTCCGAGACGGTGAACTGCGAGACGGTATGGAACTCCGCCTTCGCCAGCCGCGTCCACGAGATGCTCGGCATCCCCGTGGCCGGCCTTGGCGTCCTGTGGGGCCTCGTCGCGGTGGGCCTGTCCGCGCTGTACCTGGCGTGGGCCCGCGCGGGCCGGACGGTGCGTCCCGCCGCCAACGGCCTGAGGCTGGTGGCGCTCGTGGGTGTGGTGTCCGCGCTCGTCTTCGCCTCGGTCAGCTTCAGCGTGGGCGTGGTGTGCCCCACGTGTCTGGGCACCTACGTCCTGGTGGCCGCCTTCGCCGGTGTGGCCTTGCGCGGGCTGCCCGGCCCGCTGGCGCCGGCCTCCGGCGAGTGGGGCGCCACGCTGCAGTGGACGGTGGGCATCGCCCTCGCGGCGTTCCTCGCGCTGCTCCTGCCCGGTCGTGCCACGCCGAAGGCCTCCGACAGCGCGGCCTCGCTGCTGCCGCCGGCCCCCGTCGCCAGCAAGAGCGCTGACGGCACTCCACAGGCCAGCGTGCCGCCCGCGTCGCTGGAGGACTTCCTCAAGGGCCTGAACGCGGAGCAGAAGCAGTTCATCGCGGATGGGCTCGCTCAGTACCGCGCCAGCACGCCGCTGCCGGCCGCCGCGCCCGCGCGCAAGCTGTACGGGCCGCCGGATGCGCCGGTGAAGATTGTCGAGTGGACGGACCCCAAGTGCCCCCACTGCAAGGCGCTGGTGGAGGAGATGGCGGTGCTGAAGCAGCGCGTGCCGCAGGGGAAGATGTCGCTGGAGGCGCGCCAGTTCCCGCTGGACGGCTCGTGCAACCCGGCGCTGCCCCGTCGTGGGCCGGACGCGCCCAGCGTGCGCTGCATCGCGGCCAAGGCCCAAATCTGCCTGGAGGGTGCGCCGGACTACTGGGAGCTGCGCGAGAAGATGTTCGCCGCGCAGGCCTTCCTCGACACGGAGCGGGCGCTGGAGATTGCTTCTTCGGGCTCGGTGTCGCGCATGCAGCTCGACGCGTGCATGAGCAGCCCGGCCACGGCGGCGAAGCTCCAGGAGGACTCGGCCTATGCCCTGAAGCACCACATCAGCGGCACGCCGCTGGTGGTGGTGAACGGGCGTGAGACGCTGCCGTCGGCGCCGCTGCTGTACGCGCTGGTGATGGCGGACGGCAACCCGAGCGCCCCCGCTTTCAACGTGCTCCCGCCGCCGCGTCCCATGTCAGCGCTGGCCGACGACCACGCGGGCCACGGCCACTGA
- a CDS encoding translation initiation factor: MGKRDKKDEAPAAPAAPFNNAFAALAAKRGELPQAPAAPAAPPSAKPEPKGPARAVVRMERKGRGGKEVTVVEHLELPAPQREVWLKALKNSLGCGGVVEGDALVLQGDQRERLPALLEARGVRKVTVG, encoded by the coding sequence ATGGGCAAGCGCGACAAGAAGGACGAGGCGCCGGCGGCTCCGGCGGCGCCGTTCAACAACGCGTTCGCCGCGCTGGCCGCGAAGCGTGGGGAGTTGCCGCAGGCGCCCGCCGCGCCCGCGGCGCCGCCGTCCGCGAAGCCCGAGCCTAAGGGCCCCGCGCGCGCCGTCGTGCGCATGGAGCGCAAGGGCCGGGGCGGCAAGGAAGTGACGGTGGTGGAGCACCTGGAGTTGCCCGCGCCGCAGCGCGAGGTGTGGCTCAAGGCGCTGAAGAACTCGCTGGGCTGCGGCGGCGTGGTGGAGGGCGACGCGCTGGTGCTCCAGGGAGACCAGCGTGAGCGCCTGCCCGCACTGCTGGAGGCGCGCGGCGTGCGCAAGGTGACGGTGGGCTGA
- a CDS encoding isocitrate dehydrogenase (NAD(+)) translates to MANTRTVTIINGDGIGPEVMAATVRVLEALKVPLEFEHKDAGTEVVAKYGTNLPHETVEAVLRSGVALKGPTGTVVGGGLPSANVGLRKRLDLYSSLRPVKSVPSVKTRYENVDLVVVRENTEDLYAGLEHIIVPGVVESLKIITEKASTRIARFAFEYAKKNGRKKVSAVHKANIMKLSDGLFLDCCRKVGREYPEITYEEVIVDNLCMQLVKDPTRFDMLVTENLYGDIVSDLCAGLVGGLGVVPGANIGERTAVFEAVHGTAPDIAGKGIANPTALMMSAVMMLDWLDHREAARRMEGAIHKVYSGNAVRTGDLGGSATTREFTDAIIAAL, encoded by the coding sequence ATGGCGAACACCCGCACTGTCACTATCATCAATGGCGATGGCATCGGCCCCGAGGTGATGGCGGCCACCGTGCGCGTCCTCGAGGCGCTCAAGGTGCCTCTTGAGTTCGAGCACAAGGACGCTGGCACCGAGGTGGTGGCGAAGTACGGCACCAACCTTCCCCACGAGACGGTGGAGGCGGTGCTGCGCAGCGGCGTCGCGCTCAAGGGCCCCACCGGCACCGTGGTGGGCGGCGGCCTTCCTTCCGCCAACGTCGGCCTGCGCAAGCGGCTGGACCTGTACTCCTCGCTGCGGCCCGTGAAGAGCGTGCCCAGCGTGAAGACGCGCTACGAGAACGTGGACCTCGTCGTGGTGCGTGAGAACACCGAGGACCTCTACGCCGGCCTGGAGCACATCATCGTCCCGGGCGTGGTGGAGTCGCTCAAAATCATCACCGAGAAGGCGTCCACGCGCATTGCCCGCTTCGCCTTCGAGTACGCGAAGAAGAACGGGCGCAAGAAGGTGTCGGCCGTCCACAAGGCCAACATCATGAAGCTGTCGGACGGCCTCTTCCTGGACTGCTGCCGCAAGGTGGGCCGCGAGTACCCCGAAATCACCTACGAGGAAGTCATCGTCGACAACCTCTGCATGCAGCTCGTGAAGGACCCGACGCGCTTCGACATGCTGGTGACGGAGAACCTGTACGGCGACATCGTCAGCGACTTGTGCGCGGGCCTGGTGGGCGGCCTGGGCGTGGTGCCCGGCGCCAACATCGGCGAGCGCACCGCCGTCTTCGAGGCCGTGCACGGCACCGCCCCGGACATCGCGGGCAAGGGCATCGCCAACCCCACCGCGCTGATGATGTCCGCGGTGATGATGCTGGACTGGCTCGACCATCGCGAGGCGGCCCGCCGCATGGAGGGCGCCATCCACAAGGTGTACAGCGGCAACGCGGTGCGCACCGGCGACCTCGGCGGCAGCGCCACCACGCGCGAGTTCACCGACGCCATCATCGCCGCGCTGTAG
- a CDS encoding DUF2270 domain-containing protein, which produces MAGTERKPNDLLEPTWLSQQAMAQLFRGELSRSDTWRTRLDTTTNWALTTTAAVISFGFATPQSSHVTFLVGIWMVLSFLLIEARRYRYYDLWNRRVRLLEDGWWAPMLRREPVDPDAMRELAVEMSRPQIQLSLFSAISTRLNRAYGPILMVLMVTWFVKVYSHPKPPEDFSEFVNRAHVAWVPGPVVMAALVFLTLAATYLFISSFFIRAPMGELRTRPRGRRAALWESFYRPYAIHKRRTPTRRPPPPPPRPASTTEH; this is translated from the coding sequence ATGGCAGGCACCGAGCGCAAACCCAACGACTTGCTGGAGCCGACCTGGCTGTCTCAGCAGGCCATGGCCCAGCTGTTCCGCGGCGAATTGAGCCGCTCCGACACGTGGCGTACGCGTCTGGACACCACCACCAACTGGGCCCTCACCACGACGGCGGCCGTCATCTCCTTCGGCTTCGCCACGCCGCAGAGCTCACACGTCACCTTCCTGGTGGGCATCTGGATGGTGCTTTCCTTCCTCCTCATCGAGGCGCGGCGCTACCGCTACTACGACTTGTGGAACCGCCGCGTCCGTCTGCTGGAGGACGGGTGGTGGGCGCCCATGCTCCGGCGCGAGCCGGTGGACCCGGACGCCATGCGCGAATTGGCGGTGGAGATGTCCCGGCCGCAAATCCAGCTGTCGCTCTTCTCCGCCATCTCCACGCGGCTCAACCGCGCCTACGGGCCCATCCTCATGGTCCTGATGGTGACGTGGTTCGTGAAGGTCTACAGCCACCCGAAGCCGCCGGAGGACTTCTCGGAGTTCGTGAACCGGGCCCACGTGGCGTGGGTCCCCGGCCCGGTGGTGATGGCGGCGCTCGTGTTCCTCACCCTGGCCGCCACCTACCTGTTCATCTCGTCCTTCTTCATCCGCGCGCCCATGGGCGAGTTGCGCACGCGCCCCCGGGGCCGCCGCGCCGCGCTCTGGGAGTCGTTCTACCGGCCCTACGCCATCCACAAGCGCCGCACGCCCACCCGTCGGCCGCCGCCACCGCCGCCGCGCCCGGCGTCCACCACCGAGCACTGA
- a CDS encoding response regulator, translated as MSALNPIQALSDLLQEERERIARLWAKRLRAETYEVDIPGRDLRAPLRRLMDELARLLRDRGEDAVRLWPEVVRQHGAYRYSQNFDPEDLTREFKSLEQVLLYVYGRRNDNVIEPGVAELIAELVWEAHASAQASYARVLKTEEVRFREAAVMESVLNQVDVGILLAEVDGTVSFVTPPVSRLMGLPMRAVLGARAGSTLGPVLQQVNARHLSGESFKVADMPFMRALKEKGPVRGVMMVVERPSGGEATLELGATPVWEEEGELAGAIQTFTDRTEAVNKTKALESAHGELRRLQGRLLQRTRQQALGQLASGAAHALNNFLNVLRLRITLLQREFKPEHLEALDKTVGQIGELVARLQEFNVQRTQEQPTDVPVDQTMREALELARGELEQREHPVHVDLDLGNPGKVRADAGFFRELIVNLLLAARDRMESGGRLHVTSRANGEPWLTLRIEDEGPPYAVEELAQLFDPLRRDSGAPQLSLYLAVARAQVQRWGGELTAENSSTGRGSAFVVRLPRVHEAEAAARSEASRAEVTRQAAPRRFQQTRRVLVVDDDLDNARMMAEVLGEEGYEVQVAHSPEVALGMWDRRRFDAALLDAVMPEMSGWELARELRQRTPQALLAIVTGMDVRGQNRANLAQVDAVFRKPIDVGALDDFLGQSEGGSSESGPAPESPGAGPAGLQH; from the coding sequence GTGTCCGCTCTGAATCCCATCCAGGCCCTGTCCGACCTCCTCCAGGAAGAGCGCGAGCGAATCGCGCGGCTGTGGGCGAAGCGCCTGCGCGCGGAGACGTACGAGGTGGACATCCCGGGGCGGGACTTGCGCGCGCCGCTCCGCCGCCTCATGGACGAGCTGGCCCGGCTGCTGCGCGACAGGGGCGAGGACGCGGTGCGTCTATGGCCGGAGGTGGTGCGCCAGCACGGCGCCTACCGCTACAGCCAGAACTTCGACCCCGAGGACCTGACGCGCGAGTTCAAGTCGCTGGAGCAGGTGCTGCTGTACGTCTACGGGCGCCGCAACGACAACGTCATCGAGCCCGGGGTGGCGGAGCTCATCGCCGAATTGGTGTGGGAGGCGCACGCGTCCGCGCAGGCGTCGTATGCGCGGGTGCTGAAGACGGAGGAGGTGCGCTTCCGCGAGGCGGCGGTGATGGAGTCGGTGCTCAACCAGGTGGACGTGGGCATCCTCCTGGCGGAGGTGGACGGCACCGTGTCGTTCGTCACGCCGCCGGTGAGCCGGCTGATGGGGCTGCCCATGCGCGCGGTGCTGGGGGCGCGCGCGGGGAGCACGCTCGGCCCGGTGCTGCAGCAGGTGAATGCGCGCCACCTGTCGGGCGAGTCGTTCAAGGTGGCGGACATGCCCTTCATGCGCGCCCTCAAGGAGAAGGGGCCGGTGCGCGGGGTGATGATGGTGGTGGAGCGCCCCAGCGGCGGCGAGGCCACGCTCGAGCTGGGCGCCACGCCCGTCTGGGAGGAGGAGGGCGAGCTGGCCGGCGCCATCCAGACCTTCACGGACCGCACCGAGGCGGTGAACAAGACGAAGGCGCTGGAGAGCGCGCACGGCGAGCTGCGCCGCCTCCAGGGACGGCTGTTGCAGCGCACCCGCCAGCAGGCGCTGGGGCAGCTGGCCAGCGGCGCGGCGCACGCGCTCAACAACTTCCTCAACGTGCTGCGGCTGCGAATCACACTGCTCCAGCGTGAATTCAAGCCCGAGCACCTGGAGGCGCTCGACAAGACGGTGGGGCAGATTGGCGAGCTGGTGGCGCGGCTGCAGGAGTTCAACGTGCAGCGCACGCAGGAGCAGCCCACCGACGTACCGGTGGACCAGACGATGCGCGAGGCGCTGGAGTTGGCGCGCGGCGAGCTGGAGCAGCGCGAGCACCCCGTGCACGTGGACCTGGATTTGGGCAACCCCGGGAAGGTGCGGGCGGACGCGGGCTTCTTCCGCGAGCTCATCGTCAACCTGCTCCTGGCCGCGAGGGACCGCATGGAGAGCGGCGGCCGGCTGCACGTCACCAGCCGCGCGAATGGCGAGCCGTGGCTGACGCTGCGCATCGAGGACGAGGGGCCGCCGTACGCGGTGGAGGAACTGGCGCAGCTGTTCGACCCGCTGCGCAGGGACTCGGGGGCGCCGCAGCTGTCGCTGTACCTGGCGGTGGCGCGCGCGCAGGTGCAGCGCTGGGGCGGCGAGCTGACGGCGGAGAACAGCAGCACGGGGCGGGGCTCGGCCTTCGTGGTGCGGCTGCCGCGCGTGCACGAGGCCGAGGCCGCGGCACGCAGCGAGGCCTCGCGCGCGGAGGTGACGCGGCAGGCGGCGCCCCGCCGCTTCCAGCAGACGCGCCGCGTGCTGGTGGTGGACGACGACTTGGACAACGCGCGGATGATGGCGGAGGTGCTGGGCGAGGAGGGCTACGAGGTGCAGGTGGCCCACAGCCCGGAGGTGGCGCTGGGGATGTGGGACCGCCGCCGCTTCGATGCCGCGCTGCTGGACGCGGTGATGCCGGAGATGAGCGGGTGGGAGCTGGCGCGCGAGCTGCGGCAACGGACGCCGCAGGCGCTGCTCGCCATCGTCACCGGCATGGACGTGCGCGGGCAGAACCGCGCCAACCTGGCGCAGGTGGACGCGGTGTTCCGCAAGCCCATCGACGTGGGCGCGCTCGATGACTTCCTCGGGCAGTCGGAGGGCGGCTCGAGCGAGAGCGGGCCCGCTCCGGAGAGCCCGGGCGCGGGCCCCGCGGGCCTGCAGCACTGA
- a CDS encoding NIPSNAP family protein, whose protein sequence is MPRLPSFAPTLLLLSLACAGTRPATDSSPMSTRSTNACCQIVELRQYTLKPGQRDTLVELFEREFLESQEAVAMAIPGEFRDLDRPNRFVWLRGFTDMTSRHQGLTAFYGGPVWQANRDVANDTMLDATNVLLLRPARPGSGFHLGERPARGATEVPGTVVLATVYSFGAPVDEDFVRFFEHDMKPALEEAGLPVSAYFQTEYSPNTFTKLPIREGEHVFVWFSGAPGADALQERLSRLTASQAWSTRVAPELKRRLKSEPELLRLSPGARSRLRE, encoded by the coding sequence ATGCCACGGCTCCCGAGCTTCGCTCCCACCCTCCTCCTGCTGTCGCTGGCCTGCGCGGGAACACGGCCCGCCACCGACTCGAGCCCCATGTCCACCAGGTCCACCAACGCCTGCTGCCAGATTGTCGAGCTGCGCCAGTACACCCTGAAGCCCGGCCAGCGGGACACGCTGGTGGAGCTGTTCGAGCGCGAGTTCCTCGAGAGCCAGGAGGCCGTCGCCATGGCCATCCCCGGCGAGTTCCGAGACCTCGACAGGCCGAACCGCTTCGTCTGGCTCCGGGGCTTCACCGACATGACGTCCCGGCACCAGGGCCTCACCGCCTTCTACGGCGGCCCCGTCTGGCAGGCGAACCGCGACGTGGCGAACGACACCATGCTGGACGCCACCAACGTGCTGCTGCTCCGGCCCGCGCGTCCCGGCTCCGGCTTCCACCTCGGAGAGCGCCCCGCGCGCGGTGCCACCGAAGTCCCGGGCACCGTGGTCCTCGCCACGGTGTATTCCTTCGGCGCGCCGGTGGACGAGGACTTCGTCCGCTTCTTCGAGCACGACATGAAGCCCGCGCTGGAGGAGGCCGGCCTGCCCGTCTCCGCGTACTTCCAGACGGAGTACAGCCCCAACACCTTCACGAAGCTGCCCATCCGCGAGGGCGAGCACGTCTTCGTCTGGTTCTCGGGCGCGCCCGGCGCGGACGCCCTCCAGGAGCGGCTGTCCCGCCTCACGGCCTCACAAGCCTGGAGCACTCGCGTCGCACCGGAGCTGAAGCGCCGCCTCAAGTCCGAGCCCGAGTTGCTCCGGCTCTCGCCCGGTGCGCGCTCCCGCCTGCGGGAGTGA
- the pdxR gene encoding MocR-like pyridoxine biosynthesis transcription factor PdxR, whose protein sequence is MKRAPQGILPIIAVDRRSQVPLYRQVYEGYREAIVDRRLRAGERLPSTRSLATELGISRIPILSAFEQLLAEGYFESRVGAGTFVASSLPDEGPPSDARTPVRGTPGRRVLSQASAVLGEGLPLAPWQGGVGAFRMNQPAVDQFPFQVWSSLVAKHSRNPTRSLLTYGDPMGYRPFREALAAYLRTSRAVRCEADHIMVVSGSQQALELSARVLLDARSPVWMEEPGYAGAKDVLTMAGARMVPVPVDAEGLDVSAGIERCANARAAYVTPSHQYPLGGTLSASRRLQLLDWAQRSGAWILEDDYDSEYRYESLPVSALQGLDRDARVIYIGTFSKVLFPALRVGYMVLPPDLVPRFMRVRDAMDIFPPTLFQAVLTDFLTEGHFARHLRKMRQLYRERRTVLVDSLQRELGDTVEVLGTQAGMHLVAALPKRFKDRQIAERAAKEGLWAMPLSPCYLEKATRPGLILGYGGTDAARIPEAVRRLRKVI, encoded by the coding sequence ATGAAGCGAGCCCCGCAGGGCATCCTCCCCATCATCGCGGTGGACCGCCGCTCCCAGGTGCCGCTGTACCGGCAGGTGTACGAGGGCTATCGCGAGGCCATCGTCGACCGCCGGCTGCGCGCGGGCGAGCGGCTGCCGTCGACGCGGAGCCTGGCCACGGAGCTGGGCATCTCCCGCATCCCCATCCTGAGCGCCTTCGAGCAGCTCCTCGCCGAGGGCTACTTCGAGAGCCGCGTCGGGGCCGGCACCTTCGTGGCGAGCTCGCTGCCCGACGAGGGGCCACCGTCCGATGCGCGCACTCCGGTGCGAGGAACGCCGGGCCGGCGCGTCCTCTCGCAGGCGAGCGCGGTGCTGGGAGAGGGACTTCCGCTGGCGCCCTGGCAGGGCGGAGTTGGCGCCTTCCGCATGAACCAGCCGGCGGTGGACCAGTTCCCGTTCCAGGTCTGGTCGTCGCTGGTGGCGAAGCACTCGCGCAACCCCACGCGGAGCCTGCTGACGTACGGCGACCCCATGGGGTACCGGCCGTTCCGCGAGGCCCTGGCCGCGTACCTGCGCACGTCGCGCGCGGTGCGGTGCGAGGCGGACCACATCATGGTGGTGAGTGGCTCGCAGCAGGCGCTGGAGCTGTCGGCCCGTGTGCTGTTGGACGCGCGCAGCCCCGTGTGGATGGAGGAGCCGGGCTACGCCGGAGCGAAGGACGTGCTCACGATGGCGGGTGCTCGCATGGTGCCGGTGCCCGTGGACGCGGAGGGACTGGACGTGAGCGCGGGCATCGAGCGCTGCGCGAATGCGCGGGCCGCGTATGTGACGCCGTCGCACCAGTACCCGCTCGGAGGGACGCTGAGCGCGTCGCGGCGGCTCCAGTTGCTGGACTGGGCGCAGCGCAGCGGCGCGTGGATTCTGGAGGACGACTACGACAGCGAGTACCGCTACGAGAGCCTCCCCGTGTCCGCGCTCCAGGGGCTGGATAGGGATGCGCGCGTCATCTACATCGGCACGTTCAGCAAGGTGCTCTTCCCCGCGCTGCGGGTGGGGTACATGGTGCTGCCGCCGGACCTGGTGCCGCGCTTCATGCGCGTGCGCGACGCCATGGACATCTTCCCGCCCACGCTCTTCCAGGCCGTCTTGACGGACTTCCTCACAGAGGGCCACTTCGCGCGGCACCTGCGGAAGATGCGGCAGCTCTATCGCGAGCGGCGGACGGTGCTGGTGGACTCGCTTCAGCGGGAGCTTGGAGACACGGTGGAGGTGCTGGGCACGCAGGCGGGCATGCACCTGGTGGCGGCGCTGCCGAAGCGGTTCAAGGACAGACAGATTGCCGAGCGCGCCGCGAAGGAGGGCCTGTGGGCCATGCCGCTCTCGCCCTGCTACCTGGAGAAGGCCACGCGTCCGGGACTCATCCTGGGCTACGGCGGGACGGATGCCGCGAGGATTCCTGAGGCGGTGCGCCGGCTGCGCAAGGTCATTTGA
- a CDS encoding AAA family ATPase gives MLSRTEMPIQAALLSAFPDTAVVACAGILPLMYLTRISIRNFRGIKELDWDLPPDVPRAGWHVLIGDNGAGKSSVLRAAALALVGPEEAPTLRLNWNDWVRFGTSSADINLLVEADPKEDRFTGRSAVKGPLRVGIDVLRHPKPRVVESTQWKTRGAPPESNVWGSPHGWFAASYGPFRRFTGGDRDWEKLLEEQSRVTRHLSIFGESVALTSGLKWLRDLALLEYTPGGRRKPTSAPVNVDKVCAFVNQPGFLPHGMHIDEVTPHEIVFRNASRARVPAENLSDGHRAVLSMTFELLRQLALAYPDRALFDKSGLVVARPGVVMIDEVDAHLHPTWQREIGPWLCKHFPNIQFIVTTHSPLVCQAAEFGTVFKLAAPGSDEDARFLTGLDLERLVFGNVLEAYGTGAFGLRTTRSHTSQERVDELAALNAKELTDGLTKKEAARQQELRRSSPTVAYVSEPREPTS, from the coding sequence GTGTTGTCTCGTACTGAGATGCCTATCCAGGCTGCGCTGCTCTCCGCGTTTCCTGACACCGCCGTCGTCGCATGCGCTGGTATCTTGCCGCTCATGTACCTGACCCGAATCTCCATCCGGAACTTCCGCGGCATCAAAGAGCTCGATTGGGATTTGCCGCCCGATGTTCCGCGGGCCGGGTGGCATGTGCTCATCGGCGACAACGGGGCCGGCAAGAGCTCCGTCCTGCGGGCGGCAGCGCTCGCGCTTGTCGGACCGGAAGAGGCACCGACGCTGCGCCTCAACTGGAACGACTGGGTGCGCTTCGGAACCAGTTCGGCGGACATCAATCTGCTGGTCGAGGCCGACCCGAAGGAGGACCGATTCACCGGCCGGTCCGCCGTGAAGGGTCCGCTGCGCGTAGGAATCGACGTGCTACGCCACCCGAAGCCGCGGGTCGTCGAGTCGACGCAGTGGAAGACGAGAGGAGCGCCGCCCGAGTCGAATGTCTGGGGAAGCCCGCACGGATGGTTCGCGGCATCTTACGGACCGTTCCGCCGCTTCACCGGCGGTGACCGCGACTGGGAAAAGCTCCTTGAAGAGCAGTCGCGCGTGACGCGCCACCTCTCCATCTTCGGTGAGTCGGTGGCGTTGACCTCCGGCCTCAAGTGGCTGCGCGATCTCGCACTGCTCGAGTACACGCCTGGAGGACGGAGGAAACCCACCTCTGCGCCGGTCAACGTGGACAAGGTGTGCGCGTTCGTGAATCAGCCGGGGTTTCTTCCTCACGGGATGCACATCGATGAGGTCACGCCGCACGAGATTGTCTTTCGCAATGCCTCCAGGGCGCGCGTGCCCGCGGAGAACCTGAGCGACGGGCATCGCGCCGTCCTTAGCATGACGTTCGAGTTGCTCCGGCAGCTCGCGCTCGCGTACCCCGATCGCGCTCTCTTCGACAAATCGGGCCTGGTCGTGGCTAGGCCCGGCGTCGTGATGATTGATGAAGTCGACGCTCATCTTCACCCGACCTGGCAGCGGGAGATTGGCCCCTGGCTCTGCAAGCACTTCCCGAACATCCAGTTCATCGTCACGACGCACAGCCCGCTCGTCTGCCAGGCGGCGGAGTTCGGCACCGTGTTCAAGCTCGCCGCGCCGGGCTCTGATGAGGATGCGCGGTTCCTCACCGGTCTCGACCTGGAACGTCTCGTCTTCGGCAACGTGCTCGAGGCTTACGGGACAGGCGCCTTCGGGCTGAGGACGACCCGCTCGCACACGTCGCAGGAGCGTGTCGACGAACTCGCGGCTCTGAACGCCAAGGAACTGACGGACGGACTGACGAAGAAGGAGGCTGCTCGGCAACAGGAGCTCAGGCGGTCCTCTCCGACGGTCGCATACGTGTCGGAGCCGCGGGAGCCGACGTCATGA
- a CDS encoding tetratricopeptide repeat protein, with the protein MSASQELERIRRKVEAGESLGDAELDLLRAEARRASGPTLRLAVAHALINAGAEREALPLLESLRRDFPRDLPVRLGLARALLGLERHGDAEALLRKVQAQEPDDPEVLKVLAVLGLRRGEADKARAYVRDALARDPFDEEARLLKEELEAADLPPLPTPREQVLRPEFTTALTAALARARVTFRRQGKDLLVKLASGGVGRVDVGSLYAAWCESPGTEGLTAHVDALAARLAGLSSGLGTSLESGLRPVLRPADFAARAVGALHRPGPAGLEVFYVLEDADFVRYLPESALAPARLTAEAVDAAAWRNLEASPAPVQPVLIDQGEVRLAEAFSGLWAVAAGDGHDGARLLTASQRERLFQETGDEALRVSLGRRELALVCRESDATACEALERLVPSPDGIPGVFRLTTVGLSAP; encoded by the coding sequence GTGAGTGCCTCCCAGGAACTGGAGCGCATCCGCCGGAAGGTGGAAGCGGGCGAGAGTCTCGGCGACGCGGAGTTGGACCTGCTGCGCGCGGAGGCCCGGCGCGCGTCCGGGCCCACGCTGCGGCTCGCGGTGGCCCACGCGCTCATCAACGCAGGCGCCGAGCGCGAGGCCCTGCCGCTGCTGGAGTCCCTGCGGCGCGACTTCCCCCGCGACCTGCCCGTGCGCCTGGGACTCGCCCGCGCACTGCTGGGACTGGAGCGTCACGGCGACGCGGAAGCACTGCTGCGCAAGGTCCAGGCACAGGAGCCAGATGACCCCGAGGTCCTCAAGGTGCTCGCGGTGCTCGGCCTGCGGCGCGGTGAGGCCGACAAGGCCCGCGCGTATGTCCGGGACGCGCTCGCCAGGGACCCCTTCGATGAGGAGGCCCGGCTGCTGAAGGAGGAGCTGGAGGCCGCCGACCTGCCGCCTCTGCCCACGCCTCGGGAGCAGGTGCTTCGTCCCGAGTTCACCACGGCGCTGACCGCCGCGCTGGCCCGGGCCCGGGTGACCTTCCGGCGGCAGGGGAAGGACCTGCTGGTGAAGCTCGCCTCGGGGGGCGTGGGGCGCGTGGACGTGGGCTCGCTCTATGCGGCGTGGTGTGAGTCACCGGGCACGGAGGGCCTCACCGCGCACGTGGATGCGCTGGCGGCGCGGCTGGCTGGGCTCTCCTCGGGACTGGGAACCTCGCTGGAGTCCGGGCTGCGCCCGGTGCTGCGCCCGGCGGACTTCGCGGCGCGGGCGGTGGGGGCGTTGCATCGTCCGGGCCCCGCGGGCCTGGAGGTCTTCTACGTGCTGGAGGACGCCGACTTCGTGCGCTACCTGCCCGAGTCCGCGCTGGCTCCCGCAAGGCTTACGGCCGAGGCGGTGGACGCAGCCGCCTGGCGCAACCTGGAGGCGAGCCCCGCGCCGGTGCAGCCCGTCCTCATCGACCAGGGAGAGGTGCGCCTCGCCGAAGCCTTCTCCGGACTGTGGGCCGTGGCGGCGGGAGACGGCCACGACGGCGCGCGCCTGCTCACCGCGTCGCAGCGGGAGCGGTTGTTCCAGGAAACAGGTGACGAAGCGTTGCGGGTGTCTCTGGGGCGAAGGGAATTGGCGCTCGTCTGTCGCGAGTCGGACGCCACCGCGTGTGAGGCGCTGGAGCGGCTGGTGCCCTCACCGGACGGCATCCCCGGCGTCTTCCGCCTCACCACGGTGGGACTCAGCGCGCCTTGA